From Methyloterricola oryzae, the proteins below share one genomic window:
- a CDS encoding Rap1a/Tai family immunity protein — translation MPRRIRGPQGVCFALAALLASTGASAAFFLDSATLLQWLDDYDAYQERREIRYMAKTSQYVGYVTGVVDALDGTRFCLAGGVGAEQAAAQVAEYARQHAKNLPRHASETVSAALAEQYPCKR, via the coding sequence ATGCCGCGCCGCATTCGAGGTCCACAAGGCGTCTGCTTCGCGTTGGCGGCCTTACTGGCCAGCACCGGGGCATCCGCCGCCTTTTTTCTGGACTCTGCGACCCTGCTCCAGTGGCTGGATGACTACGACGCCTATCAGGAGCGGCGCGAAATCCGCTACATGGCCAAAACCAGCCAATACGTGGGGTATGTGACCGGAGTCGTGGACGCCCTGGATGGCACGCGCTTTTGCCTTGCTGGAGGCGTGGGCGCGGAGCAGGCCGCCGCCCAGGTGGCGGAGTACGCCCGCCAGCATGCCAAGAACCTGCCACGCCACGCCTCGGAAACTGTCTCTGCCGCCCTTGCTGAGCAGTATCCCTGCAAGCGTTGA
- a CDS encoding helix-turn-helix transcriptional regulator, whose protein sequence is MGKNGADEFETLLGELYDCAVGTGDWSALVAGIAGFLRSDMCNLFSPPSGAGDLIWHAHRVEQQAWQDYVAYYAGCDILAQLAFERGVCGVGDVFSDEYLIAKRDLVRTEFYRDFWTPLNIHSSLSTLVCAPDAGGLPMVVLSLYRPPDQPGFTTEEFDRISRLLPHLQRAFRLLRRTSELQAKAHMGLQVIETLSLPLLIVDPQGRLVHMNGEAERLLAGKTLGLAVKGGRLQALNVADKDKLARLLMAASGRPALSGGMMLTPSAGSARWHAFVSPLPAASARVGERQSPLALIMLIQTDRPPARLKMMGEIYKLSPAELRLAEALVAGKTIEEHAESAQISINTVKTQLRSLFSKTGTKRQGELIALLSRAPPLAPGVDEGA, encoded by the coding sequence ATGGGCAAAAATGGGGCGGACGAGTTCGAAACGCTGTTGGGCGAACTCTATGACTGCGCTGTCGGGACGGGTGACTGGTCTGCACTGGTGGCAGGAATCGCCGGGTTTCTGCGCTCCGATATGTGCAATTTGTTCTCACCGCCCTCAGGTGCCGGCGACCTCATATGGCATGCGCATCGGGTAGAGCAGCAAGCCTGGCAGGATTACGTGGCGTATTACGCCGGTTGCGACATCTTGGCGCAGCTTGCCTTTGAGCGCGGGGTGTGCGGTGTCGGGGACGTATTCTCCGACGAATACCTGATCGCCAAGCGTGATCTGGTCAGGACGGAGTTCTACCGTGATTTCTGGACACCCCTGAATATCCATTCTTCGTTGTCGACCCTGGTCTGTGCTCCGGACGCAGGAGGCCTGCCCATGGTCGTGCTGAGCCTTTATCGTCCGCCGGATCAGCCGGGCTTTACGACGGAGGAGTTTGACCGCATCTCTCGACTCTTACCTCATTTGCAACGAGCCTTCCGACTCCTGCGGAGAACGAGCGAATTGCAGGCCAAGGCGCACATGGGACTTCAAGTCATCGAAACCCTGAGTCTGCCGCTGCTCATCGTGGACCCGCAGGGTCGACTCGTTCATATGAATGGCGAAGCGGAGCGACTTCTGGCCGGCAAAACCTTGGGATTGGCGGTGAAAGGCGGACGCCTGCAGGCGCTCAATGTCGCCGACAAGGATAAGCTGGCGCGCCTGCTGATGGCCGCGAGCGGCAGGCCAGCGCTCAGCGGTGGCATGATGCTCACGCCTTCAGCCGGTTCGGCCCGTTGGCACGCATTCGTGTCGCCCTTGCCAGCCGCCTCGGCACGGGTCGGCGAGCGGCAGTCACCCTTGGCGCTGATCATGCTCATACAGACGGATAGGCCGCCTGCGCGTCTGAAAATGATGGGGGAGATCTACAAACTGTCGCCGGCAGAACTCCGCTTGGCGGAAGCGCTTGTGGCCGGCAAGACCATAGAGGAACATGCCGAGTCGGCGCAGATCAGCATCAATACGGTGAAGACTCAGCTTCGCAGCCTATTCAGCAAAACCGGAACCAAGCGCCAGGGTGAACTCATCGCCCTGCTGAGCAGGGCACCACCGCTTGCGCCGGGTGTCGACGAGGGCGCATGA